In the Streptomyces coeruleoprunus genome, GCTGGGGCGAAACCTTCGTCGGCAGCAACGTCGATCGAGGCGCGACCAAGGTCGGCGTCGTCGGGTTCAGCCTGCCGGACACGGAGAAGGCCACGTCGTTCGAGCTGTGCGGCCCCACGAGGGAAGCCATGGTGGACACCGACGAATTCGCCTGCGCCCCGATCAAGGCTCCCCGGCGTACCTAGGCCTCCCCTCCGGATCCGCGGGCGCACCAGGGGAACACGCCCGCGATGCCGCATGGAGGACGGGTGATGGGTCGTGAAGGGACGTGTGCGGGTGTCACGGGTGCTCGTGGTGCAGAACGGCCCCCACGCGGGCGCCGGCCGCCTGGGCGGGTGGCTGGCCGAGGACGGGCTGGAGCTGGACGTGATCCCGGCCTACGAAGGGGCGGAGCTCCCGGCGCGCTGGGAGCACCGCGCCGTCCTCGTCCTGGGCGGCCCCTACCTGCCCGACGACGACCTACGTGCGCCCTGGCTCGCCCCGACGCGTGCGCTCGTGGCCCAGGCGCTGGAGACCGAGGCAGCCGTCCTCGGGATCTGTCTCGGCGGAGCTGCTGGCACAGGTGGCCGGCGGTACGGTCCGGGCGCGGCACGGCACACCAGAGGTCGGCAGCACCCCTTTGACCCTGCGGCCCGAAGCCGACGACGACTCCCTCTTCGCAGGTCTGCCCCGTCGCGTCAACGCCATTCAGCGCCACGTGGACGCCATCACCGCACTTCCACCGGGCGCCGCGTGGCTGGTGTCCGGCGAGCACTGCCCGTACCAGGCTTTCCGAGTGGGGAAGCGCGCCTGGGGCGTGCAGTTCCACCCCGAGGCCGGTGCCGACACCATACGGAGGTGGGACCCGGCGCGGCTGCGGGAACACGGCTTCGACCCCGATGCCCTCGTGCACCGCGCGACGATCGACGAACCGGCGGCCGCGGCTGTATGGCGGAAGGTGGCCACCCGCTTCGCGCGCATCGTGCACGCGACTCACTGATCGTTTCAGCGTCGAGCCCGTGCACCTGAGGGCTCCCGGCCGCCGACCTCCACCCCTACCATCGCGCACATGTCGATCACTTCTCACATACCTGTTCTCCACGCCGGCGGGGAAACCGTCGCGCTCGTGGAGAACGATGCGCTGATCGTGCGTCGGCCGCACGAGCGGACGCACATCCCGCTGAAGGCCATCAGCCGTGTAGTCGCCGAGGGGCGGTCCGTCACGATCGAGCTGACCGCCGCGCCGACCACGGAGTTGACGCACGTCCACCGGGTCTGGGACGTGGTGGACGCCGCCGCTGCCGTCGCCTTCGCCGACGCGGTGAACGCGGCTCTGCCGGGGCGGCCCGAGGAGACGGAGGCGATCGACGGCGCGGACCTCGTCTCGGGCGAGCGCCTGTACCAGCCGAGCTACCGGAACTGGCTTCGCCGGATGAAGCGCGGCGCGCTCGTCGCGACCCTGGTGGCCATCGGCTCATGCGTGCTCGTGGGCCTCATGGGAAGCCCGGCCGCCATGATCTTCATCATCCCGTTCAGCTTCTTCGGGATACCGATCCTCACGTTCGGCGCGTTCCTCGCCTACGCACCGGTCGAGGAGCGGTACCTGCGGAAGCACGGCGTCCGGACGGCCGCCATCCGGCTCCAGGGGCAGCCCGGCCGGTACGCGTACACGGATCCTGGCGGCGTGGTACGCACCGTGCAGCACTCCATCCCGACCTGGAGCATCGAGGCGGCGTACGACCCACGCGACCCCGGCCGCGTACTTCCGCTGCAGTCGCGGGGCCGGCGGATCCGGGACGCCCTCCTGGTTGTTCTCATCCTCGGCATCGGCCTCCTCTTCGCCGGCGGGGCCGTTGCGGCGGTGGTCGGCGCCTTCCTCGGCACGTTCGACAGCCTGACCTGAGACGCGCCCACACGACCCGCGACTCGACTCACTCTGAAACGATCAGCTGGAGCCCGTCCGGCGGATCGTGTGACCTCCTCATGCTTGTGGCGTTGGGCAGATGCGTAGCCGGGCCGGCGGAATGACCGCCGGCTCTTCAGCCATGAGCAGTAGGAGGCGTGCATCGTGTTGACCGGTGACAACTTCAGCAGCAGTACTTTCGCCGTCGAGCTCGGCAAGTTCCAGGTGGAGACCGTCCAGAGCGTCTCGGGACTCCAGCTGGAGCAGGACGTGGTCGAGGTCCGACAGGTCTCGTCGACCGGTGAGCTGATCGTTCGCAAGCAGCCGGGGGCGCGCAGGACCGGCGAGATCACGATCACCCGCGGCATGGACAAGAGCACCGCGTTCACCGACTGGATCAAGGCCACCCTGGTCAACGCCGACCTCGACTCCGCCCGTCAGGACATCACGATCGCGTTGAAGGACGCGAACAAGCAGACCGTGCGCCGCATTCACCTCAGCAACGCCTGGGCGTCCCGCTGGGAGGGGCCGCAGCTGGGCGCCGCCGAGTCCGGGCCCGCGACGGAGCAGGTGACGATCACCTACGAGGACATCACCGTCGAGTAGCGGGCGAGTGCTGTCCGGCGGATCACGTCCGCGGCCATGGGCGGATCGCAGCGACGGTGACGGTGCCGCAAGGAGGGCCTCGCGGGTCGGTCCGGCAGTGTCCGGCGTGGTTCGCCCACGGCCGGGGTTCGATTCGGACGTCCCCGGCGGGCCGGCGGCGGGGGAGCCGTGGAGGACGACCTCGGACGGAGCGTTGGGCCGGTTGGGTTCGTGGTGTGGTGGGCCCCGGTGACCCCGCTCAGGGTGAGGAGTACAGGAGGGCCGGGGGCGGTCCCGGCCCGGTACCGACGAGGTCTTCGCCATGCGGGAGCCCCGCCTGCTGCCCGGCCTGCCGGGCGACCCCGGCCCGGCCGGCCTGCCGGGCCGGGTCGAGACACCGCCCGCGACCGGCCGGCCCGCCGGCGCCCGGGCATGGCCGGTCGCCGTCGTGGCGGCGGCGTTCGTCGTGGCGCAGCTGACGCTGGTGGCGCCGGGACTCGGCCTCGGCTGGGACGAGACGGTGTACGTCAGCCAGGTCGGCCGACAGGGCCCGGCGGCGTTCTTCAGCGCGCCCCGGGCCCGGGGCATCGCCTTCCTCGCCGCTCCCGTCGCGGCCCTCACCACATCGACGACGGCCCTGCGGCTCTGGCTGGCCGTGCTGTCCGGCGTCGGCCTGTTCCTCGCCCTGCGGGTCTGGCGCTCGCTGCTGCCCCCGCCGGTCGTCGCGCTGGCCGGAGCACTGTTCGCGACGCTGTGGTTCACCCTGTACTACGGGCCGCAGGTGATGCCGAACCTCTGGGTCGCCTACGGTGCCCTCGCCGCGGTGGGCTTCTTCCTGCGCGCCGCCCGGAACCCCGGCGAGACCCGCGCCCTGGTGGGCCTGGGACTGGCTGTCGGCTTCGTGGCGCTGATGCGCCCACCCGACGCCGTATGGCTGGTCCTTCCCCTGGCAGCGGCTTCGCTGCTGGTACGCGCGTGGCGGCGGCCGGTGCTGCTGTGCGTGCTCGCCGCGGGCCTGGCCGTCGGCAGCGCCGAGTGGGTGATCGAGGCGTACGTGCGCTACGGCGGCCTCGCGGCGCGCCTGCGGCGTTCCGGTGAGATCCAGGGAGGCCTGGGCTGGTACGTCGCGGTGGACGACCACGTGCGGGCGCTGGGCGGCCGTACGCTGTGCCGCCCGTGCGACGTTCCGTGGCGGAACCCGGCCACCGCGCTGTGGTTCCTGGCCCTGCCGCTGCTGGTCGCGGGCGGCATCCGGGCGGCCGCGCGGACACCCCACCGCACCGCCACGAACCTCGCCGCCGTCACCGGGCTGGTGTTCGCGCTGCCGTACCTGTTCACCATCGACTACGCCGCACCCCGCTTCCTGCTCCCCACCTACGCCCTGCTGGCGCTGCCGGTCGCGGTCCTCCTCGTACGGCTCGCGCGTCTGCGCACGCGCCGGCGGCCCGCACTCGCCGGCCTGTGCCTGCTCGCGCTCCTGGGGCACCTGGTGATCCAGTACACGGTGCTCAGCTCCGTGACGCGACGGGTCCGCACCGACACGGCGACCCACGTGCGGATCGTCGCCGAACTGCGCGCACGCGGCGTGCGGCCGCCGTGCGTCGTGACCGGCGAGGAGGCCATCCGTCTGGCGTACCGCGCCGGTTGCGCCTCCCGCCAGCCGGCCGGCCCCGACACGAGCATCACCCCGGCGGGCCTCGCCCGAACGGCCCTGCACCGGCCGGTCGCCGTGCTGCTCTCCCACAACCGCCCCGCCCCCGCGTACGCCCGCGACTGGCCCTCCTACCCGCTCCCGGACCTGCCGAGGCGCCCGTCATTCCGCGTACTGATCTCCCCGTAGCCGCCCCGGCGAAGGCGGAGCCGAGGGCGGCGCCGCGCCGCGCCGGCCGGTGTCACGCATCCCCCTCGCCGACTGCCGACCCCGTCGACCACGGACCTGCACCACGGCCGCCCTGCCGGCCCATCGCACGGTCCGTCATCGCCGACCCTGTACGCGTCCGGCACCCCATCCGCTGTGCAAGGCCGAGCACGTCCGCGCCCGCGCATGCTGCCGACGGCGTGTCCGGCCTAAGTTCAGAGGCTGGCGAGCAGGTCGTCGAGCGGCGCGGGTACGCGGTCGGCGTCCAGGGCCTCGACGAGAACCCGGCCGTAGTGGATCTTGCGCCCCTTCTTCGTACCGAGGAAGCGCCGCAACTGCTGATGTGCGGTGCGGCCCTGCTGTGCGGGCTGGCGCAGGAACGTCTGCAGGGCACGCAGGTCCCCCTCGGCCCGGACGAGTTCCGTCACCCGCGCGACACCCAGTGCGCGGATCAGCTCGTCCTCCAGATCCGCCGCGCAGACGAAGAACCCTTGCTGCGCCGCACGGGCCTTCTCCCAGCCACGGGCGTAGTAGCGACGCTCCCCCTCGTCGCACAGCCCCGCGAGGCGGAGGCCCAGACCGGACGGGCCGAGGAGGCGGGCGAAGCGCCCGACGTTCATCGCACCGCCCATCGTCAGGACGGAGATCCCTTCGGCCGCCAGGTCCCGGCCGCGGCGCTCGGCCAACGCGCCGACCGCTGCGACGTCGCTCGGCCCTTCGAGCAGGACGACTGCCCGCACGGGCAGCCGCGCGGCCAGCTCACGCGCGGGGTCGCCGGGCCCACCGGCCGCCCACGCGGTGACCGCCTCCTGGAACGCCCCCATGTCATCCATGCGCCGAGTCTCCGCCCCGCCCCGACCACCACGCCAGGCAATTTCCGTCGAGCCAGGACCGCTCTCGGCACCATCGCCTTCGCCGCACCCGACCAGGCCCGGGGCGAGCCGACCACCGAGGACTCCGCGAAGCAGCCGGCCGAGGAACCGGGAGCCCGCTGAGGGCTGCCGCCATTCGGTCGTGGTGGGTCTGTGCCGGGGTCGGGCGGCGGCCGGAGACGGCAGCAGAACGAGGCATCCGTCCGGGAGCCGTGGTGCGTACGGGTGCACTCGCAGATGAATCCGTACCAGTCCCCGGCGAGTGTGGGGAATCGGCGGGCGACTCCGACGTCTCCTGTGCAGACGGACATACGGCTGGCACACCGAGATCCGCCGTAACTGGAGGACACCGTGAAGTACCTGATGATGGTGCTGGGCTCACAGGCCGACTACGACGCCATGAAGGGCAGGCCGTCGGCGCACTCCCCGGCCTGGAGCGAACAAGACCTGCAGACCATGTTCGACTACATGAACGCGATCAACGACGACCTCACCCGCTCCGGTGAAATGGTCGACGGCCAGGGGCTCGTGGACCCGGCGAAGACCCGGTTCGTGACCCTGGACGACGCGGGCAAGCCCGTGATCAGGGACGCCCCGTACGGGCAGACGCAGGAAGTGCTCGCCGGGTACTGGCTCGTCGACTGCGCGAGCCTGGAGCGGGTGACGGAGATCGCGGCGAGGGTCGCCGCCTGCCCGGTCCCGGCAGGCACCCCCGACTACCCGGTCGTGATCCGGCAGATCGACGAGGCCGGCCCCTCACTGGAGACGCAGGACACCGGGGCCGCCTGACCGTGGCCCCACGGCGTCGAGGAGCCGCCGCGCCACCAGGCGCCGCAGATCCTCGACGAACGCCCGTACGCCGGTACGGGCACTTCGACGAGCCCGAGGACGCCATGACGGCGGTTCAGCGGTGCTGCTCCACGGGAGGGCATGCCGGGCCATCCCCTGCGGCTGACTGATCCGGGTCGCAGCCCGGAGGGTTGACCAACCGGAGGCCGACCGGCCCGGGGCGGTCGCCGCGGCGCGACGGGGGAGTGGTGGCGTTTCGGCGACCACAGTTCGGCGGACGGGCCGACCACGGGCTCGGGCACGTGTGACGGCGGGGCCGGTACGGACACCGCTACCGCATTGCGCGCGACCTCGTCCTGCCGTGGGCCGGTTGCGGACCTGGGTGGGGCGTGCTGCGTTTGCCCGGGCGTCGTCGCACTGCGCCCCGGGCGGCCCGGCGCAGTGGCCCCGGCCCGAGGGGCGTGGTGCCCAGGGCCTGCGGCTGTACTGCCGCCGGCCTCACCCCGCTGAGAGGGGCCGGCCCAGGATGCGGCACGATGACCGCATGAACGGACAACGGGGAAGCACTGAAGAGGAATCCATCGCGGATCTCGCCCGGCGACTCGTCGCGGCGGACACCGGCGGCTGGACGCCGGACGGGGTGAGGGCCTTGGCGGCCCAGCTCGGCTGGGCCTGGAGCGGCACGCCGTCCGACACCGTCCTGACGACCGGTCGCTCCGCCGGGAACGCTCACCTCCGCCCGGTGGGCGAGTTCGAGGAGCGTTACGTCGGTGGCGAGTCGTACGTGGAGCTCGCGGTCCCGGTGGCGACCGCCGCACCGGACGACGCGGCACAGGCAGCCGCCTTCCGCGCGGCCAAGGACGAGCTGACCGAAGCGCTGGGCAAACCGTCCATCATGGGCTCGCACGGCGACATGGGGCCCTTCTACGACAGCGGGCAGCTCTGGGGCGCGCCCTTCCTGCGCTGGCGCGGCCGGCCGGACACGCTGGAACTGCGCGCCGGGAAATCGGGGCCGGAGCTGGTCCTGCAGCCCACCGGGCCGGCGGAGAACTGGTTCTGGCGTCAAGGCGTCGGTGAAGAGAACTCGATCAGCGGTTTCTTCGGCAGCAATCGCGACCAGGCCAACGTCGGCCTCGGCTTCCCCGGCGGCTGGAAGGCGCGCAGTTGGGAGACCGTCACCCGGTCCCTGGGCGACTTCCTGGGAGCGCTGCCCGCGGAGACCACCGCACTCGGCGTCAGGATCGGGATGCCGTTCTACGGGCGCAACGCCCACGGAGCGCCCATCCTCTTCGACGTGACGTGCGGCGACCGGCTGGCCATCGGCTGCTTCGCCCCGGACGACGTCGATCCGGCCGCACTCGGCTGGGGCACGGCCGCCCAGCACCCGAGCACGGCGTCGATCTGGGACGACGACGATCCGGTGTGGCGCGTGGACGCGGGCGGCCCCGGTGAACCGAAGGGCCGTGCGCTCGCGGAGATGCTCGTGGCGACGGCCAGGGCGGCGGGGGTGAGCGATCCGTCCGACCTGATCGTCGGAGGCGAGGCCGAGTACGTGGACGGTTACCACGTCACGTACTACGGCCTGGGCCTGCCGACGGGCTGACGGTGCTGGATGCCTCACGCACGGCCGCCTGTGCGTGAGGCATTCACAGCCGTCGGGCGACAGAACTCATCAGGAGGGCGGCCGGTCGCGCGGCCGCCCGGCGCTTGCCTGGCTGCGTCGGCCCGGCTTGCGACCGTCCCGGCGCCGCGACGGCCGCCGCACGCATGGCTCTTATGTCGGGTGCCACTCCGACAGAGTGACCGAGTTGATCGGGTCGAGGTTGTAGTACACGCCATTCTGGGCCGGGATGAAGTAGCGGCAGTCGGTGCCGATGCTCTCGCACAGGGCGGCGCGGGCGTTGTCGGACTGGTTGTTCAGGACCCAGTGGTCGCCGTACTGGTTGTAGATCCGGTGCGGTCCGTATGCCCAGAAGACATGGCTCGGGCTGACGGCGGGATCCTGGTTCTGCGGGTAGATGCACACCGCGCCGTAGGGGCAGTTGGCCCACGAGCCGGCCGCCTGTGCCGGGGAGGTGCCGGCTGCCGTGATGGCGGTGGTCGCGAGTGCGAGCGCGGCGGCACTGCAGAGGAGTCTGCGCACGGTCATGCCTTTCGAGGTCGCCTGCGTAGAAGGAGCCCGGAGGGCCCGTGCCGATACGGTAGGCAGCGATGGACGGCGAGCGTTCCTGACGAGTGTCAGGGTTGCGGTCCGGTGCCGCCTCGCGACCTGCTTCGGTGGCGTGCTGCTGGCGCTGTATCCCGTGGATGAGCTGGCTGCTGACGCGGCGACCGCCATCCCGCCTCCCGCTGCGTGGTCGGGGAGTGCCCAGCCGAGGGCATGGCCAGGCGCCTTGACCTGAAGCGTGATTGAGGTTCTAGCGTGTCGCCCACTTGATCGTCCGACGACGGGAGACACGCCCATGATCCTCGTGACCGGA is a window encoding:
- a CDS encoding phage tail protein, giving the protein MLTGDNFSSSTFAVELGKFQVETVQSVSGLQLEQDVVEVRQVSSTGELIVRKQPGARRTGEITITRGMDKSTAFTDWIKATLVNADLDSARQDITIALKDANKQTVRRIHLSNAWASRWEGPQLGAAESGPATEQVTITYEDITVE
- a CDS encoding TOPRIM nucleotidyl transferase/hydrolase domain-containing protein, coding for MDDMGAFQEAVTAWAAGGPGDPARELAARLPVRAVVLLEGPSDVAAVGALAERRGRDLAAEGISVLTMGGAMNVGRFARLLGPSGLGLRLAGLCDEGERRYYARGWEKARAAQQGFFVCAADLEDELIRALGVARVTELVRAEGDLRALQTFLRQPAQQGRTAHQQLRRFLGTKKGRKIHYGRVLVEALDADRVPAPLDDLLASL
- a CDS encoding YciI family protein; this translates as MKYLMMVLGSQADYDAMKGRPSAHSPAWSEQDLQTMFDYMNAINDDLTRSGEMVDGQGLVDPAKTRFVTLDDAGKPVIRDAPYGQTQEVLAGYWLVDCASLERVTEIAARVAACPVPAGTPDYPVVIRQIDEAGPSLETQDTGAA